From Candidatus Bathyarchaeia archaeon, one genomic window encodes:
- a CDS encoding replication factor C large subunit → MPEPWTVKYRPKRLEDIVGNRKAREEFLNWLQTRLKNKGGRKAALLYGPAGTGKTVTVEAAARSLNLDLVEINASDKRTSQVIERIAGLATTQSTLYGLKRLLLLDEVDGVNLQEDRGAVPSILKVIEDSAYPVVMTANDPWDPKIRPLREVSLLVRFRRLSARECVPFLRRICQLEGVKAEEEALRLIAERNQGDMRSIVNDLETLCVGRKVLRMEDVAWLAWRDRLKGVFEALQQLFHSRDVESARSLVDEVDVDYETFFEWIYENALHQLKDPGDVAEAMDRLARAQLLMARMKSRQLWSLLPYALELMTAGVALARKGGGGYTQLKFPERLKYLSATRKARTLLNEASRAVGRIAHVSSAKAAREYIPYLRFILKANREEGLRIAEEAGLTEEVLEGLTR, encoded by the coding sequence TTGCCGGAGCCCTGGACGGTGAAGTATCGGCCTAAACGTTTAGAGGACATCGTGGGGAACAGGAAGGCTAGGGAGGAGTTCCTGAATTGGCTTCAAACCCGTCTAAAAAATAAGGGTGGGAGGAAGGCGGCGTTACTGTACGGGCCTGCTGGAACAGGTAAAACCGTCACGGTTGAAGCCGCCGCGAGAAGCCTTAACCTCGACTTGGTGGAGATCAACGCCAGCGATAAGAGGACATCCCAGGTGATCGAGAGGATCGCCGGCTTAGCGACGACTCAGTCAACCCTCTATGGGTTGAAGCGTCTCCTCCTCCTCGACGAGGTTGACGGCGTAAACCTCCAAGAGGACAGGGGCGCGGTGCCATCCATCCTGAAGGTCATCGAGGACTCCGCTTACCCTGTGGTGATGACCGCCAACGACCCTTGGGATCCGAAGATTAGGCCGTTGAGGGAGGTCTCCCTTTTAGTTAGGTTTAGAAGGTTGTCCGCGAGGGAGTGCGTACCCTTTCTAAGGAGGATATGCCAATTAGAGGGCGTAAAAGCCGAGGAGGAGGCGTTGAGGCTTATCGCGGAAAGGAATCAAGGCGATATGAGGTCCATCGTTAACGACCTCGAAACGCTGTGCGTTGGAAGAAAGGTGTTAAGGATGGAGGATGTGGCCTGGCTGGCTTGGAGGGACCGGTTGAAAGGGGTTTTCGAAGCCCTTCAACAGCTGTTTCACAGCAGGGATGTGGAGTCGGCTAGAAGCCTAGTCGACGAGGTGGATGTGGACTATGAAACCTTTTTCGAATGGATATATGAGAATGCGCTGCACCAGCTTAAGGATCCTGGGGATGTGGCTGAGGCCATGGACCGGCTGGCTAGGGCCCAGCTGTTAATGGCCCGCATGAAGAGTCGGCAGCTGTGGAGCCTCCTACCCTACGCGTTGGAGTTGATGACAGCCGGCGTCGCCTTAGCGAGGAAGGGTGGAGGAGGCTACACGCAGCTGAAATTCCCTGAGCGCCTCAAATATCTTTCAGCGACGAGGAAGGCTCGAACCCTCTTAAATGAGGCCTCTAGGGCTGTTGGGAGGATCGCCCACGTTTCCTCAGCCAAGGCTGCGAGGGAATACATTCCATACTTGAGGTTCATCCTCAAGGCCAACCGTGAAGAAGGGTTGAGGATCGCGGAGGAGGCTGGGTTAACCGAGGAAGTCTTGGAAGGGTTGACGCGTTAA
- the moaA gene encoding GTP 3',8-cyclase MoaA, which translates to MVLDRYGRPLMNLRVSVTESCNLECFYCHREGQFLAQSLMTPDEVKRIVQISCELGVENVKITGGEPLLRPDLEEIVSGLKGLKALKELSMVSNGRLLSAERSERLKKAGLNRVNINLPSLNPDTYMKMTGGSLEDALNGVRNAVEAGLTPVKLNMVLMKGLNDGEMWAAVNFAEKAGAVLQLIELEPVGLAPEVFERFHVPLEGFEEALKASAESMRVRKWMQNRKVYSLRGVDVEIVKPIENTEFCAHCTRLRVTCDGKLKPCLMRNDNLVDVLTPLRRGASDEELKELFLKAVELREPYWRG; encoded by the coding sequence ATGGTCCTGGACAGGTACGGTAGGCCTTTAATGAACCTAAGGGTTTCAGTAACCGAATCCTGCAACCTTGAATGCTTCTACTGCCATAGGGAGGGACAGTTTCTCGCTCAATCCTTGATGACCCCTGATGAGGTGAAGAGAATCGTTCAAATATCCTGTGAGCTGGGCGTTGAAAACGTGAAAATAACCGGGGGGGAACCGCTGCTTCGACCCGACTTAGAGGAAATAGTCTCGGGGTTAAAGGGCCTCAAAGCCTTAAAGGAACTTTCCATGGTTTCCAACGGTAGGCTGCTGTCCGCTGAAAGGTCTGAGAGGCTGAAAAAGGCTGGTTTGAACCGGGTGAACATCAACCTTCCATCCCTGAACCCGGATACATACATGAAGATGACAGGTGGAAGCTTGGAGGATGCGTTGAATGGGGTGAGAAACGCTGTGGAAGCGGGGCTTACGCCGGTGAAGCTGAACATGGTGTTGATGAAGGGTTTAAACGATGGTGAGATGTGGGCCGCTGTGAATTTCGCTGAGAAGGCGGGGGCCGTCCTCCAGCTTATAGAGCTGGAGCCCGTTGGCCTCGCCCCAGAGGTGTTCGAGAGGTTTCATGTACCCCTCGAAGGGTTTGAGGAGGCTTTGAAAGCCTCAGCCGAGTCTATGAGGGTCAGGAAGTGGATGCAGAACAGGAAGGTATACTCTCTACGCGGCGTTGACGTGGAAATCGTTAAGCCCATAGAGAATACGGAGTTCTGCGCTCACTGCACCAGGTTGAGGGTTACATGCGATGGGAAGTTGAAGCCCTGTTTGATGAGAAACGACAATCTTGTGGATGTTTTAACCCCTTTGAGGCGCGGGGCCAGCGATGAGGAGTTGAAGGAATTGTTTTTGAAGGCTGTGGAGTTGAGGGAGCCGTATTGGAGGGGTTAA